One Choloepus didactylus isolate mChoDid1 chromosome 8, mChoDid1.pri, whole genome shotgun sequence DNA window includes the following coding sequences:
- the LOC119543115 gene encoding olfactory receptor 8S1-like produces MDLGNHSIILEFILLGLSADPHVQALLFVLFLGIYILTLMGNLLMLLVVRGDSHLHMPMYFFLSHLSFLDSCFSSATVPRLLENLLSHRKTISVRGCLAQAFLVFESGGTEACLLSVMAYDRYVAICHPLLYGQMMSNQLCKGLVWVSWGLGFMDAFINILLAMNLDFCGDKTIPHYSCELPSLFPLSCSDVSTNFTVLLCSSILHGIGTCFLIAYFYISIVSTILSISPSSGRSKTFSTCSSHLIVVLLFYGSSILRYLMPVSGSPLELIFSIQYGVVTPLVNPIIYSLKNNEVKAALRRALRKYLQYIR; encoded by the coding sequence ATGGACTTGGGGAATCACAGCATCATCCTCGAGTTCATCCTCCTTGGACTGTCTGCTGACCCCCATGTCCAGGCTCTGCTCTTTGTGCTGTTCCTGGGAATTTACATCTTGACCCTGATGGGGAACCTGTTGATGCTGCTGGTTGTCAGGGGAGATTCTCACCTCCACATGCCCATGTACTTCTTTCTGAGTCACCTCTCCTTCCTGGATTCTTGCTTCTCTTCTGCCACAGTGCCAAGGCTGCTGGAGAATCTTCTGTCTCACAGGAAAACCATCTCTGTAAGAGGCTGCCTGGCTCAGGCCTTCCTTGTGTTTGAGTCTGGGGGCACAGAAGCCTGCCTGCTCtcagtgatggcctatgaccgctatgttgcCATCTGCCACCCCCTGCTCTATGGACAGATGATGAGCAACCAGCTCTGTAAGGGGCTAGTGTGGGTGTCCTGGGGACTGGGCTTTATGGATGCATTCATCAACATCCTTCTAGCTATGAACTTGGATTTCTGTGGTGATAAGACCATCCCCCACTACAGCTGTGAGCtgccctctctcttccctctatCCTGCTCTGATGTTTCCACCAATTTTACAGTCCTGCTCTGCTCCAGTATCCTGCATGGAATTGGAACCTGCTTCCTAATTGCTTATTTCTACATCTCCATTGTCTCCACGATCCTGAGTATCAGCCCCTCCTCAGGTAGAAGCAAgaccttctccacctgctcctcccacctcatTGTAGTGCTCCTGTTTTATGGTTCATCTATTCTTCGTTATCTAATGCCAGTCTCGGGCTCACCATTGGAGTTGATCTTCTCTATACAGTATGGTGTAGTTACTCCCTTAGTGAATCCCATCATCTATAGCCTGAAAAACAATGAGGTGAAAGCAGCTCTGAGAAGGGCCTTGAGAAAATATCTCCAATATATCAGGTAG
- the LOC119542801 gene encoding olfactory receptor 8S1-like, producing MALGNHSTVTEFIFLQLSDNHHMEAVLFVLFLGIYLLTLMGNLMLLLVIRTDSHLHTPMYFFLSHLSFLDLCYSSVTEPKMLEKLLSQVKSFSVEGCLAQVFFVFATAGTEVCLLAVMAYDRYAAICHPLLYGQLCEGLVWASWGLAFLDALIDTLLAWNLDFCEAHIMSHFSCELPSLFPLSCSDVSSNFVVLICSAFPHASAKFLLIFFSYTCIVSTILSISSTTGRSKAFSTCSCHLTAMSLFYGSANTDIPPMTPPPAEDQLQNHLLCMAGRSVGVQLPEHTDFTDLSWSMY from the exons ATGGCCTTAGGGAATCACAGCACCGTCACCGAGTTCATCTTCCTCCAACTGTCTGACAACCACCACATGGAGGCTGTGCTCTTCGTGCTCTTCCTGGGGATTTACCTCCTAACCCTGATGGGGAACCTGATGCTGCTGCTGGTGATCAGGACGgattcccacctccacacccccatgtacttcttcctgagTCACCTCTCCTTCCTGGACCTCTGCTACTCCTCAGTCACTGAGCCCAAAATGCTGGAGAAACTTCTTTCTCAGGTGAAATCCTTCTCAGTAGAGGGCTGCCTGGCTCaggttttctttgtgtttgccaCGGCTGGGACAGAAGTGTGCCTGCTCgcagtgatggcctatgaccgctatgcaGCCATCTGCCACCCTCTGCTCTATGGCCAGTTGTGTGAGGGTCTGGTGTGGGCCTCGTGGGGACTGGCCTTTCTGGACGCTCTCATCGACACCCTCCTGGcttggaatttggacttctgtGAGGCTCACATTATGTCTCACTTCAGCTGTGAGCTGCCCTCTCTGTTCCCTCTGTCCTGCTCTGATGTCTCCAGCAACTTTGTGGTTCTGATCTGTTCTGCCTTCCCGCATGCCTCTGCAAAATTTCTCCTGATCTTCTTCTCTTACACCTGCATTGTCTCCACCATCCTGAGCATCAGCTCCACAACTGGCAGAAgcaaggccttctccacctgctcctgtCACCTCACTGCAATGAGCTTGTTCTATGGTtctgctaatactgacattc caccaatgacCCCTCCTCCCGCAGAAGACCAGCTGCAAAACCATCTGTTGTGCATGGCAGGGAGGAGCGTGGGCGTCCAGCTACCAGAAcatacagatttcactgatctcagctggtcCATGTACTGA